A window of the Bacillota bacterium genome harbors these coding sequences:
- the cooS gene encoding anaerobic carbon-monoxide dehydrogenase catalytic subunit yields the protein MPRFKDPSLTSRPSGKAPRVVDPKNIKRSIDPAVVEMIDVAQEQGVVTAFDRVLAQQPQCQFGYKGICCRFCMMGPCRIKAEKGPASRGICGANSWTIVARSVGLMILTGCASHAQHGNHITHTMHMIAEGEAPDYEIKDEDKLRRICQKVGIGTDGKDKIALAKELSEKASEDFSRLKGEGEATWIADMVTKDRNKLYRSHNVMPHGIHATISDLVTQAHVGMDNDPVNLVFSAVRVGLADLAGKWVATDLSDIIFGTPEPVASEANMGVLDPKKVNIVLHGHNPLLSEMVVGAAREMEEQAKAAGATGINLVGICCTGNEVLMRQGIPLVTSFSSQELAICTGAVDAMVVDVQCIMPGLNTIAQCFGTRLITTSDIVKNPGTIHIDYQESKAMENAQQVVGHAIEAYQERGTRPVHIPNIKSKTVAGWSNEAIFELFKTVNPDNPVRVLNDAILSGELKGIILMAGCNNLKTFQDQAHIEITKEMLKNDVFVVTTGCNAQACAKAGLMDPANVDKYCGEGLKKFLKRIGEKANLSTGLPPTFHIGSCVDNSRAAELLMLMAEDLGVDTPKVPFVASAPEAMSGKATSIGTWAVTIGMPTHVGTMPPVEGSDLIYSILTQVAGDVFGGYFILEPDIETASQKLLNALEYRTWKLGIHKKVADDQEAALCQNW from the coding sequence ATGCCAAGGTTTAAAGATCCAAGCCTTACAAGCCGGCCATCGGGTAAGGCACCCAGGGTAGTTGATCCCAAAAATATAAAACGGTCAATAGACCCCGCAGTTGTTGAGATGATTGACGTAGCCCAAGAACAAGGGGTTGTTACGGCGTTCGACCGCGTTTTAGCACAGCAGCCTCAATGTCAATTTGGCTATAAAGGTATTTGCTGTCGCTTCTGCATGATGGGCCCATGCCGCATTAAAGCTGAGAAAGGCCCTGCCAGCAGGGGGATCTGTGGGGCCAACTCGTGGACCATAGTGGCCCGCAGTGTGGGCCTGATGATTCTGACCGGCTGTGCATCACATGCCCAGCACGGGAATCACATCACTCATACCATGCACATGATAGCCGAAGGGGAAGCACCGGATTATGAAATAAAAGACGAGGACAAGTTAAGGCGAATTTGCCAAAAGGTTGGTATTGGCACAGACGGCAAAGATAAAATAGCCCTGGCCAAAGAATTATCGGAGAAAGCAAGCGAGGACTTCAGCCGCCTCAAGGGCGAAGGTGAAGCAACATGGATAGCTGATATGGTTACCAAGGATAGAAACAAGCTTTACCGGTCACATAATGTTATGCCTCACGGTATCCATGCAACCATATCAGATCTTGTCACCCAAGCTCACGTAGGTATGGATAACGATCCGGTAAACTTGGTGTTTAGTGCCGTCCGGGTAGGTTTGGCTGACCTGGCCGGAAAGTGGGTTGCCACTGACCTGTCGGATATTATTTTCGGTACACCCGAACCGGTTGCAAGTGAAGCCAATATGGGCGTGCTGGATCCCAAAAAAGTTAACATCGTGTTACACGGCCATAACCCACTGCTTAGCGAAATGGTGGTTGGGGCGGCACGGGAAATGGAAGAACAGGCCAAGGCCGCTGGCGCAACCGGCATCAACCTGGTAGGTATTTGTTGTACCGGTAACGAGGTATTAATGCGCCAGGGAATCCCTCTTGTTACCTCCTTCTCCTCACAAGAACTTGCCATCTGCACAGGTGCCGTTGATGCCATGGTAGTGGACGTACAGTGCATTATGCCTGGATTAAATACCATAGCTCAGTGTTTTGGCACCAGGCTGATTACTACTTCTGATATTGTTAAAAACCCAGGCACCATCCATATAGACTATCAGGAATCCAAGGCTATGGAGAATGCTCAACAGGTTGTGGGACATGCAATTGAAGCCTACCAGGAACGCGGCACCCGTCCTGTACACATTCCCAATATTAAGAGTAAGACTGTGGCAGGCTGGAGCAACGAGGCCATTTTCGAGCTTTTTAAAACCGTGAATCCGGATAACCCTGTAAGAGTCTTGAACGACGCTATTTTATCCGGAGAGCTTAAAGGGATCATTTTAATGGCCGGATGCAACAACTTAAAAACTTTCCAGGATCAAGCTCACATAGAAATTACCAAGGAAATGCTCAAAAACGACGTATTTGTGGTCACTACCGGCTGTAACGCTCAAGCTTGTGCCAAAGCAGGTTTAATGGATCCGGCCAACGTTGATAAGTATTGTGGTGAAGGGCTGAAGAAATTCCTTAAACGCATTGGTGAAAAAGCAAACCTTAGTACTGGCTTACCACCGACATTCCATATTGGTTCCTGCGTTGACAACTCCAGAGCGGCTGAGCTGCTCATGCTTATGGCAGAAGACCTTGGCGTAGATACTCCCAAGGTACCCTTCGTGGCATCGGCACCGGAGGCCATGAGCGGCAAGGCTACCAGTATCGGGACCTGGGCAGTGACCATCGGGATGCCCACCCACGTAGGTACCATGCCCCCAGTTGAAGGCTCAGATTTAATATACAGTATTTTAACCCAAGTTGCCGGAGACGTATTTGGCGGTTACTTCATTTTGGAACCGGATATTGAAACTGCCAGCCAGAAACTGCTCAACGCATTGGAATACAGGACTTGGAAGCTAGGGATTCATAAAAAGGTAGCTGACGATCAAGAAGCCGCACTATGTCAAAACTGGTAA
- a CDS encoding CBS domain-containing protein, whose protein sequence is MPQQQLGQIMTKNVVSVSPEQSVAEAAQKMSQYNIGSVPVVENGQVVGILTDRDVSLRATSKGLDPNNTKVNAVMSQNLVTGSSQMDVHEAAGLMKQKQIRRLPVVDNNQLAGMVSIGDLATKNVYQNEAGEALSGISQPSSPLL, encoded by the coding sequence ATGCCCCAACAACAACTAGGACAAATAATGACTAAAAATGTGGTATCAGTGAGCCCAGAGCAGTCAGTCGCAGAAGCCGCACAAAAGATGAGCCAATATAATATAGGCTCGGTACCGGTAGTAGAAAACGGACAAGTTGTAGGGATTTTAACGGACAGAGATGTCTCGCTGCGGGCAACATCCAAGGGACTTGACCCTAATAATACTAAAGTAAATGCTGTAATGTCTCAAAATTTGGTGACTGGATCTTCACAAATGGATGTCCATGAAGCAGCAGGTCTGATGAAGCAAAAGCAAATCAGGCGTCTTCCCGTAGTTGACAATAACCAGCTTGCCGGTATGGTATCCATTGGTGACTTGGCCACCAAGAACGTTTACCAGAATGAAGCAGGAGAAGCATTATCAGGTATTTCTCAGCCTTCATCCCCACTACTATAG
- a CDS encoding diguanylate cyclase: MFRFPLPARSTKVIKEIVQKKVVFTTFFWIRGDHLTSEKERQKELYENITTAHMLCLLIFTLAVILSGIDVFPREYLYTYVNIGLFILLCSMGAVIVLLYNTKISALPKNPKSIHCIDIAYVGFPLLVATLTLFVTEKKLPYAEAILLLPILITASVMGKLPGLIMATICSILLIFNEMVITPGVNVLQATESGLILISLMYVVGWFIGGLANLETRNREYLTEIANTDILTGLYNHRYFQEMLKKYFSKGITAYNRLSLIILDIDYFKNYNDTFGHLAGDEVLKAFGILLKKEVIDSGFVARYGGEEFVVVLPGYNSQQALEKAEDIKDRIEQQQFFGEEHQPGGKITISCGIATSPDHAVKARELIKQADNALYKAKSLSKNKVELYFSVFDDLELDENEKDLLNSIRTLISVINAKDRYTYGHSERVTEYSIKLAEKIGVSEQEMRLLKYAAFLHDIGKIEIDRDTLTKPGRLSEQEWGILKQHPRWGSDIVKSVTQLRSTVPIILYHHENYDGSGYPEGIKEESIPTLARIIRITDSFDAMTSNRTYKTNMSPDEAIAEIKRCSGSMYDPELARNFIEIVQANTYMKNLHTNKLPEPQEYYSRKLSKKPWEEYTNAPTTTRTNND, from the coding sequence ATGTTTCGGTTTCCACTACCAGCCAGAAGTACCAAAGTCATTAAGGAAATAGTCCAGAAAAAGGTGGTGTTCACCACCTTTTTCTGGATTCGGGGTGATCACTTGACATCAGAAAAGGAAAGACAAAAAGAATTATATGAAAATATTACCACTGCTCATATGCTATGTCTCCTTATTTTCACTTTAGCTGTAATACTAAGTGGTATCGATGTTTTTCCCAGGGAGTATTTGTATACTTACGTTAATATTGGATTATTCATCCTACTATGCTCCATGGGAGCCGTAATTGTTTTACTATACAATACTAAAATCAGTGCATTACCCAAGAACCCAAAGTCCATTCACTGTATTGATATAGCCTATGTAGGTTTTCCATTATTAGTGGCTACCCTAACTCTGTTCGTTACTGAAAAAAAGCTTCCCTATGCCGAAGCTATCCTTTTACTTCCCATACTCATTACAGCATCGGTTATGGGCAAACTACCGGGCTTAATCATGGCTACAATTTGCAGCATTCTTCTTATTTTTAATGAAATGGTGATAACCCCGGGAGTAAATGTTTTACAGGCAACTGAGTCCGGATTAATCCTGATCAGCCTGATGTATGTGGTGGGTTGGTTCATAGGCGGTCTGGCAAACCTGGAAACAAGAAACCGGGAATACCTCACCGAAATTGCTAACACAGACATACTGACAGGATTATATAACCACCGGTACTTTCAGGAAATGTTAAAAAAATATTTTTCCAAAGGGATTACCGCGTATAATCGATTATCATTAATCATTTTGGATATTGATTATTTTAAAAATTATAATGACACTTTTGGCCACCTGGCTGGGGATGAAGTGCTAAAAGCCTTTGGAATCCTATTAAAAAAAGAGGTAATAGACAGTGGTTTTGTAGCCCGCTACGGCGGAGAAGAATTCGTTGTCGTACTACCGGGTTACAACAGTCAGCAGGCATTGGAAAAGGCCGAAGATATTAAAGATAGAATTGAACAGCAGCAGTTTTTCGGTGAAGAACACCAGCCCGGCGGTAAAATCACCATATCCTGCGGTATAGCAACCAGCCCGGACCATGCAGTAAAAGCACGGGAATTAATCAAACAAGCTGATAATGCTCTTTATAAGGCTAAAAGTTTAAGCAAAAACAAAGTAGAATTATACTTTTCAGTATTTGATGACCTTGAGCTGGATGAGAACGAAAAAGACCTTCTGAATTCCATTCGGACGTTAATATCTGTAATTAACGCCAAGGACCGGTATACTTACGGGCACTCGGAAAGAGTCACCGAATATTCTATCAAACTGGCCGAAAAAATTGGTGTTTCGGAACAAGAAATGCGGCTGCTAAAATATGCGGCTTTTTTACATGACATCGGGAAAATTGAGATAGACAGAGATACTCTGACTAAACCCGGCCGTCTTAGCGAGCAAGAATGGGGTATCCTTAAGCAGCATCCGAGATGGGGTAGTGATATCGTTAAATCAGTGACGCAGTTAAGATCTACTGTACCAATTATACTTTACCACCATGAAAACTACGACGGATCCGGCTATCCGGAAGGAATAAAAGAAGAAAGCATTCCCACTTTGGCTAGAATTATCAGAATTACTGACAGCTTTGATGCCATGACGTCAAACCGCACTTATAAGACAAATATGTCCCCCGATGAAGCTATAGCCGAGATAAAACGGTGCTCGGGGAGCATGTATGACCCGGAACTGGCACGTAACTTTATAGAAATAGTACAGGCTAACACCTATATGAAAAATTTACATACGAATAAACTACCTGAACCTCAGGAATACTACTCCCGTAAATTAAGTAAAAAACCATGGGAGGAATATACTAATGCCCCAACAACAACTAGGACAAATAATGACTAA
- a CDS encoding cyclic lactone autoinducer peptide — MKRITNKLFNAAVTVMLAAAVFIVTPTCFGFHYQPEVPKSLRK; from the coding sequence GTGAAAAGAATAACTAACAAGCTATTCAATGCTGCAGTAACAGTAATGTTAGCAGCCGCGGTTTTTATCGTGACTCCTACATGTTTCGGTTTCCACTACCAGCCAGAAGTACCAAAGTCATTAAGGAAATAG
- a CDS encoding accessory regulator AgrB, with amino-acid sequence MSLSFSKRWAGHLAKRTGQSDENEAVLAYVIEVLIINLLNITVILTLGFLFNVLPEIITCMVTIALLRFTAGGAHSNNPWRCAAVTAFVFLAIALIASYLSSVNIFYLDILSVLAILFCFFSVIRFAPVDSPSAPILSATRRKRLKYMSLLIIFLLTITIIFLQQTTWIYAREILAAMILCTLWGSFNLTGAGHRLMSFIDNSFTILSQKRR; translated from the coding sequence ATGAGTTTATCTTTCAGCAAACGCTGGGCAGGACATTTAGCCAAAAGGACAGGACAATCAGATGAAAATGAAGCTGTCCTCGCTTATGTTATAGAAGTGTTAATCATCAACTTATTGAATATAACAGTTATACTCACTCTTGGTTTTTTATTTAATGTATTGCCGGAAATTATCACCTGTATGGTTACAATAGCTTTGTTAAGGTTTACGGCAGGCGGTGCTCATTCCAATAATCCCTGGCGATGTGCTGCCGTAACTGCTTTTGTATTTTTGGCCATAGCCTTAATTGCTTCTTACCTTTCATCAGTCAATATATTCTACTTAGATATACTGTCAGTGTTGGCAATACTATTTTGCTTTTTCTCAGTTATTCGTTTTGCCCCTGTAGATTCCCCTTCCGCTCCAATCTTATCCGCTACAAGACGCAAACGACTAAAATATATGTCACTGCTAATCATTTTTTTATTAACAATAACCATAATTTTTTTGCAACAGACTACATGGATTTACGCAAGAGAAATACTGGCTGCAATGATACTATGTACATTATGGGGAAGCTTTAATTTAACCGGCGCAGGACATCGATTAATGAGTTTTATAGATAATTCCTTTACTATCTTATCCCAAAAAAGGAGGTGA
- a CDS encoding heavy-metal-associated domain-containing protein: MGCCCGNNSSKTVTLNVEGMSCNHCKMAVEKSLTEAGVDKIEVDLEGKKVTATFNPDKLKEDAVKKAIADAGYEVKE, encoded by the coding sequence ATGGGGTGTTGTTGTGGTAATAATTCCTCTAAAACCGTAACCCTTAACGTAGAAGGTATGTCCTGCAATCACTGCAAAATGGCAGTGGAGAAGTCCCTTACCGAAGCAGGAGTGGATAAGATAGAGGTGGATCTGGAAGGTAAAAAAGTCACTGCCACCTTTAATCCCGATAAGCTTAAAGAAGATGCTGTTAAGAAAGCAATCGCTGATGCCGGGTATGAAGTGAAAGAATAA
- a CDS encoding flavodoxin family protein encodes MICNTSSLVQEAIAAAQEEGVETELIFLGDYLIQDCTGCEGCKDTFKCVIDDDMQKIYPLLLEADGIILGSPTYFYNISADMNFYLISKTPTSISGSLHFFSSGGVESPPEAPMFSFS; translated from the coding sequence ATAATATGTAATACTTCTTCTCTTGTACAAGAGGCTATTGCAGCAGCCCAAGAAGAAGGTGTAGAAACAGAATTAATTTTTCTTGGAGATTATTTAATACAAGACTGTACAGGTTGTGAGGGATGCAAAGATACTTTCAAGTGCGTAATTGATGACGACATGCAAAAAATATATCCCCTTCTTTTGGAGGCAGATGGAATTATATTGGGTTCACCCACCTATTTCTATAATATATCGGCTGACATGAACTTTTATCTGATTTCTAAGACTCCCACTTCTATAAGTGGGAGTTTGCACTTTTTCTCTTCAGGTGGGGTTGAATCCCCACCTGAAGCCCCGATGTTCAGCTTTAGCTGA
- a CDS encoding PAS domain S-box protein, with the protein MKELIDLRKENAELKLKLEQKESEMHYILAQVVEHLPNPIVLTDFNSRITYVNKSLESHTGYTRAELMNEPVVILNAEKNAEKIQEDIYNRLRSGEVYDKEIIQRRKDGSSYLGDFLIFPIYNDDTIPIAWASVQQDITKRKQAECTLHQHAHFLQTLLETIPNPVFFKDTDGLYLGCNPAFEEWVGLPKEKVMGRSVYDIWPITTANVLKTMDDELISKIDTQVYETTIPHQDGSERNVVFYKSTYVTGGNDSVVGVVGLIVDITESKRTERMLWDALEEAKQRATEITAFLESTSAISNQQDFKDTAKANLEACLKLIEAPIGYIRLYSEDSIDNDFLLIDNGNFKCGIDPSTPIPIRGLPAQACKTGKVVYDNDFANSKWFNCLPDGHVNVENVLLAPMVCKNKPKGMIGLGNKPGGFNSNDVKIATVFAEHTAIALQNSQLLDNLILSVENYRTIFNAVNDAIILHEMETGKIIDANKKACQLYGCTHHELCSLNVADIIADVPPYTMDNATTLMRRASRGEPLLFEWLGKDKSGEHLWVEVNLKSAVIQGKKYLLAVTRNISERKKMEQEMARLDRLNLVGQMAAGIGHEVRNPMTTVRGFLQMFQGKKELTTYKKYMDLMIEELDRANSIITQFLSLAKDKPVEKKMMNLTNIIVTIFPLIQAEVFKSNLYSQLELSNIPDLLVDEKEIRQLILNLVRNGLEEMEVGKTLTIKTFTEANEVILAVSDQGKGIEPAILDKLGTPFLTTKDEGTGLGLAVCFSIAARHNASIDVETSSEGSTFFVRFKLTNWER; encoded by the coding sequence TTGAAGGAATTAATTGATTTGCGTAAGGAAAATGCTGAATTAAAATTAAAATTAGAGCAGAAAGAAAGCGAAATGCATTATATATTGGCGCAAGTTGTAGAACACTTGCCCAATCCCATAGTTTTAACAGATTTTAATAGTAGGATAACTTACGTAAATAAGTCTTTGGAAAGTCATACGGGCTACACACGCGCCGAGCTGATGAATGAACCAGTAGTCATCCTCAACGCTGAAAAAAATGCTGAAAAAATCCAAGAGGATATTTATAACCGTTTGCGATCAGGTGAAGTCTATGACAAAGAAATAATACAAAGAAGAAAAGACGGCAGCAGTTATCTTGGTGATTTTCTAATCTTCCCCATTTATAATGACGACACCATACCAATAGCCTGGGCTAGTGTTCAACAAGACATCACTAAACGAAAACAGGCTGAATGTACGCTGCACCAGCATGCGCATTTCCTTCAAACTTTACTTGAAACCATACCCAACCCCGTTTTTTTTAAGGATACCGATGGTTTGTACCTGGGCTGTAATCCTGCATTTGAAGAATGGGTGGGATTGCCAAAGGAAAAGGTAATGGGAAGATCGGTTTACGATATTTGGCCTATAACTACAGCTAACGTATTAAAAACGATGGATGATGAGTTGATCAGTAAAATAGACACTCAGGTTTATGAGACTACTATCCCACATCAAGATGGTTCTGAGCGTAATGTTGTTTTTTACAAATCCACTTATGTAACAGGCGGAAATGACAGCGTAGTAGGCGTGGTAGGTTTAATCGTTGATATTACGGAAAGTAAGCGTACTGAAAGAATGCTGTGGGACGCTCTCGAAGAAGCAAAGCAGCGAGCTACGGAAATAACCGCTTTTTTAGAGAGTACCAGTGCAATATCCAATCAACAAGACTTTAAAGATACGGCCAAAGCTAATCTTGAAGCTTGTTTAAAACTTATAGAGGCACCTATAGGCTACATAAGGTTATACTCAGAGGATAGCATTGATAATGACTTTTTGCTAATAGATAATGGTAATTTTAAATGTGGTATTGATCCTTCCACTCCAATACCAATCCGCGGTCTTCCCGCACAAGCATGCAAAACGGGCAAGGTAGTATATGATAATGATTTTGCCAACAGCAAATGGTTTAATTGTCTACCAGACGGACATGTAAACGTTGAAAACGTGTTACTTGCGCCCATGGTTTGTAAGAATAAACCCAAAGGTATGATCGGTTTAGGGAACAAGCCAGGTGGTTTTAATAGTAACGATGTTAAGATAGCAACTGTATTTGCCGAACATACTGCCATAGCACTGCAAAATAGTCAATTGCTGGATAATTTAATCCTATCAGTAGAAAACTATCGTACAATTTTTAATGCAGTAAATGACGCTATAATACTGCACGAAATGGAAACAGGTAAAATTATTGATGCAAATAAAAAAGCCTGTCAATTGTATGGTTGCACGCACCATGAATTATGCAGTCTAAATGTTGCAGACATTATTGCAGACGTTCCTCCATATACCATGGATAATGCTACCACCTTGATGCGCAGAGCATCTCGAGGTGAACCATTGCTTTTTGAATGGTTAGGCAAAGATAAATCAGGTGAGCACTTATGGGTAGAGGTAAATCTTAAAAGTGCAGTAATTCAGGGCAAGAAATATTTATTAGCTGTGACTCGTAATATTTCTGAACGGAAGAAAATGGAACAGGAAATGGCCCGTCTAGACCGGCTTAACCTGGTGGGGCAAATGGCAGCAGGGATTGGACATGAAGTTAGAAACCCAATGACGACTGTGCGTGGATTTTTGCAAATGTTTCAGGGTAAAAAAGAATTAACAACCTATAAAAAATACATGGATTTAATGATTGAAGAGTTAGATAGGGCCAACTCTATAATCACCCAATTCCTATCGCTGGCTAAGGACAAGCCTGTAGAAAAGAAAATGATGAACCTTACGAATATCATTGTAACCATATTCCCATTAATCCAAGCAGAAGTTTTCAAATCTAATTTATACAGTCAGTTAGAGTTAAGTAATATACCTGATTTGTTAGTAGATGAAAAGGAAATCAGACAATTAATTCTTAACCTTGTTCGTAATGGTCTGGAGGAAATGGAAGTCGGTAAAACGCTTACTATAAAAACTTTTACTGAGGCAAATGAAGTGATTTTGGCCGTTAGCGATCAGGGTAAAGGAATTGAACCTGCTATTCTCGATAAATTGGGCACCCCGTTCCTAACAACAAAGGATGAGGGGACAGGGTTAGGGCTTGCGGTTTGTTTTAGTATAGCTGCCAGGCATAATGCCAGTATAGACGTAGAAACGAGTTCTGAGGGAAGTACCTTCTTTGTAAGGTTTAAACTTACCAATTGGGAACGCTAA
- a CDS encoding PAS domain S-box protein has translation MRDKDKTIIKNRIEPQLKQTELEYLLVKLVESLPYGVIITDFRSKIIYANEATEQSTGHSRNDLIGKSPKIFNASQNAEEVEHEITNCMQYCNKWCGDIPQRRKDGGGFIGEFTVFPVKDEDETIAWGSMNRDVTERKQIEHALRENEEKFRKLFNNTNDAIALHHITEDGFPGRYIEVNDVACQMWGYSREELLAMSPLDIDAKEHIENVPQIMDELLQKKHVTFEIAHLTKYNKKIPVEISSHLFILNGENVVLSIVRDITQRKKSEELLKVQSTAMESSTDGMAILDSEENIIYVNKALAKIYGYANREQLIGQSWKVLYDRQQVQRIERDVKPRVIAKGEWQGEATVKTYDGMELCHDISITLLDEGGFVCVVRDITARKRLENKLKYLSWHDPLTGLYNRVFFEQEMSLNNFQLISLIVCDINGLKLVNDSLGHQFGDKLLVATAKVLKESVGDSCVVARIGGDEFAVLLPNSDEIQVDKISKRIRNAVFEYNTENPKVPLSISVGFATSSGVSAGIMELFKEADDNMYREKLYHSRSARSAIVNTLMQTLEERDYITEGHADRLHDLVIDLAKALKLSEQKRIELRLLAQFHDIGKVGIPDRILFKNGSLTGEEVKEMRRHSEIGYRIAQSAPDLTPIADFILKHHEWWNGKGYPLGIKGEEIPLECRILSIADAYDAMTSDRPYRKAMTQLEAVGELKRYAGIQFDPQLVAQFIKLLLGTGT, from the coding sequence ATGAGAGACAAAGATAAAACTATTATAAAAAATCGGATTGAACCCCAGCTAAAACAAACAGAACTAGAATACCTTCTCGTGAAACTAGTGGAAAGCTTGCCCTATGGTGTTATCATTACAGACTTTAGAAGTAAAATAATTTATGCCAATGAGGCCACAGAACAATCAACTGGGCATTCCCGCAATGATCTAATAGGAAAAAGCCCTAAGATCTTCAACGCAAGTCAAAACGCTGAAGAAGTAGAACATGAAATCACTAATTGCATGCAGTATTGTAATAAGTGGTGCGGAGATATACCACAAAGACGTAAAGACGGCGGAGGTTTTATTGGAGAGTTTACTGTCTTTCCCGTAAAAGATGAGGATGAAACAATTGCCTGGGGCAGTATGAATAGGGACGTTACTGAAAGGAAACAGATAGAGCATGCCTTAAGAGAAAATGAAGAAAAATTCCGTAAATTATTTAACAATACCAATGATGCAATTGCGTTGCATCATATAACTGAAGACGGATTTCCCGGTCGCTATATTGAAGTCAATGATGTAGCTTGCCAAATGTGGGGCTATTCCAGGGAAGAACTATTAGCAATGTCCCCTTTAGACATTGACGCTAAAGAACACATAGAAAATGTACCACAAATAATGGATGAACTACTTCAAAAGAAACATGTTACATTTGAAATAGCTCACTTGACGAAATACAACAAGAAGATACCTGTGGAAATTAGTTCCCATTTATTTATTCTAAACGGTGAAAATGTTGTATTGTCAATTGTCCGAGACATTACTCAGAGAAAAAAGTCTGAGGAATTATTAAAGGTGCAATCCACTGCCATGGAGAGCTCAACAGACGGAATGGCAATACTTGATTCCGAAGAGAATATTATTTACGTAAACAAAGCATTAGCCAAAATATATGGATATGCTAATCGTGAGCAATTAATTGGTCAGTCATGGAAAGTTCTCTATGATAGACAACAAGTGCAGAGAATTGAAAGGGATGTAAAGCCAAGAGTTATTGCAAAAGGGGAGTGGCAAGGGGAAGCAACTGTTAAGACATACGATGGAATGGAGTTATGTCACGACATTTCCATAACTTTGCTTGACGAGGGTGGGTTTGTCTGTGTTGTTCGTGACATAACCGCCCGCAAACGTCTGGAAAATAAATTAAAATATCTAAGTTGGCATGATCCACTAACGGGCCTTTATAATAGGGTTTTCTTCGAACAAGAAATGAGCCTTAATAATTTTCAATTAATAAGCTTAATCGTTTGTGATATAAATGGTCTTAAACTTGTAAATGATTCTTTGGGACATCAATTTGGCGATAAGCTGCTGGTAGCAACAGCCAAAGTTTTAAAGGAATCCGTCGGTGACAGTTGTGTGGTGGCACGAATCGGTGGTGACGAATTTGCTGTTTTACTTCCCAATAGCGACGAAATCCAAGTGGATAAAATTTCCAAGCGGATTCGTAATGCCGTTTTTGAATATAACACGGAAAATCCCAAAGTTCCATTAAGCATATCCGTAGGCTTTGCAACCTCCAGTGGTGTGTCAGCCGGTATTATGGAGTTATTTAAAGAAGCTGATGACAACATGTATCGTGAAAAGCTTTATCACAGTAGAAGTGCGAGAAGTGCTATTGTTAATACTCTCATGCAAACTTTGGAGGAAAGAGACTATATTACCGAAGGGCACGCTGACCGCCTCCATGACCTAGTAATAGATCTGGCCAAGGCGTTAAAGTTATCTGAACAAAAAAGAATTGAATTGCGCCTGTTAGCTCAGTTTCATGATATCGGCAAGGTAGGTATTCCTGACCGTATATTGTTTAAAAATGGCTCTCTAACCGGGGAAGAAGTGAAAGAAATGCGGCGACACAGTGAAATTGGTTACCGTATTGCACAGTCTGCTCCCGACTTGACCCCCATAGCTGACTTTATTTTAAAGCATCATGAATGGTGGAACGGCAAAGGATACCCCCTTGGGATAAAAGGTGAAGAGATCCCGTTAGAGTGTAGAATTCTGTCCATTGCTGATGCTTATGATGCCATGACCAGCGACCGACCTTACAGAAAAGCCATGACCCAGCTGGAAGCGGTGGGCGAGCTTAAAAGGTATGCCGGCATTCAATTTGATCCGCAATTGGTTGCGCAGTTCATCAAGCTGTTACTTGGTACCGGTACCTAA